From Paenibacillus polymyxa, the proteins below share one genomic window:
- a CDS encoding type II toxin-antitoxin system Phd/YefM family antitoxin produces the protein MPQIRPVSDLRNNFTEISKIVHESREPVFLTKNGYGDMVVMSIEQYENIQHDNEIFIKLKEAELEADSSKLRYSHAEVFNKLRMKISTKQEE, from the coding sequence ATGCCACAAATTAGGCCTGTATCCGATCTGCGAAATAATTTTACTGAGATATCAAAAATTGTTCACGAGAGCCGTGAGCCAGTTTTCCTCACAAAAAACGGATATGGCGATATGGTTGTCATGAGTATTGAGCAATATGAGAATATTCAGCACGATAACGAGATTTTTATAAAGTTGAAAGAGGCAGAGCTAGAGGCAGATAGTTCGAAATTACGTTATAGCCACGCTGAGGTCTTTAATAAATTAAGAATGAAAATTAGCACTAAACAAGAGGAATAA
- a CDS encoding sirohydrochlorin chelatase, with amino-acid sequence MQIPGILVISHGSREPYWVEQVDQAVAKLQLLEEMPIEVSFLETVKGRLIQDGIDRLEALGVTDLLVIPLFVSSGSTHVDEISYALGVKAAPDKETDLEPFRLKARVHFGSPLDDGEDVARMVWDKVRSLSVDPAREVILLVGHGSVHNGFLQRWEQGISSLARTVQNVSGIITDYALLNPEGVHDKAAYWNQERGHDVIVAPLFLSSGYFTRHMIPKRLQGLDYRYSGDPLLPHPLLTSWMDRQVCELLQSMQKQARTDNR; translated from the coding sequence ATGCAGATCCCTGGGATACTGGTCATCAGTCATGGCTCTAGAGAGCCATATTGGGTGGAACAGGTGGATCAGGCAGTTGCAAAGCTTCAATTGCTGGAAGAAATGCCGATAGAGGTTTCATTTTTGGAAACGGTTAAAGGAAGATTGATTCAAGATGGGATTGACCGTTTGGAAGCCTTGGGGGTAACAGATTTACTAGTTATTCCTTTGTTTGTGTCATCAGGCAGTACGCATGTAGATGAAATTAGCTATGCGCTGGGAGTCAAAGCTGCGCCAGACAAAGAAACGGATTTGGAGCCGTTTCGATTGAAGGCACGTGTGCATTTTGGTAGTCCATTGGATGATGGCGAAGATGTTGCCCGCATGGTGTGGGACAAGGTTCGCTCGTTGTCAGTCGATCCTGCGCGCGAGGTCATTTTACTCGTAGGACACGGGAGCGTGCACAACGGCTTTCTTCAGCGCTGGGAGCAAGGGATTTCCTCGTTGGCCCGTACGGTGCAAAACGTGAGTGGTATCATCACGGATTACGCTTTGTTAAATCCTGAGGGTGTGCATGACAAGGCAGCGTATTGGAATCAGGAGCGGGGTCATGATGTTATTGTGGCACCGCTGTTTTTGAGTTCGGGTTATTTTACAAGGCATATGATTCCCAAACGCTTACAGGGACTCGATTATCGTTACTCAGGAGATCCTTTATTGCCGCATCCTTTGCTTACAAGCTGGATGGACAGACAAGTTTGTGAACTGTTACAGAGTATGCAGAAACAAGCAAGGACTGACAATAGATAA
- a CDS encoding diacylglycerol kinase, producing the protein MKRARLIYNPTSGREEMKRRLADVLQRLDEGGIEASCHATTGEGDATRAATEAVERGYDMIIAAGGDGTLYEVINGMAERENRPPLGVFPLGTTNDFARALGIPKHWEDYCDLVIRQNPKPLDIGKANDRYFINIAGGGTLTELTYEVPSKLKTMIGQLAYYFKGMEKMVSLAPQELIIKATGQEVIHDEFMLFLIANTNSVGGFEKLAPGATIDDGLLDVIAVRKCNLAEMIRLVTLALRGEHLQDKKIVYFRTDYMEVTSPGYVQLNLDGELGGTLPATFRNLPHHLNVFR; encoded by the coding sequence ATGAAAAGAGCTAGATTAATCTATAACCCGACCTCTGGGCGTGAGGAAATGAAACGTCGCCTTGCGGATGTCTTGCAGCGCCTGGATGAAGGTGGCATTGAGGCCTCTTGCCATGCAACTACAGGAGAAGGGGACGCAACGCGTGCCGCAACAGAGGCCGTTGAGCGTGGCTATGATATGATTATTGCCGCTGGTGGCGATGGTACATTGTATGAGGTCATTAACGGGATGGCTGAAAGGGAAAACCGCCCGCCTCTGGGTGTGTTTCCTCTGGGAACGACGAATGATTTTGCCAGAGCACTGGGCATTCCCAAGCACTGGGAGGATTATTGTGACCTCGTTATTCGTCAAAATCCGAAGCCACTGGATATCGGAAAAGCCAATGACCGCTACTTTATCAACATCGCAGGCGGCGGAACTTTAACCGAGCTTACGTATGAAGTTCCAAGCAAGCTCAAAACGATGATTGGCCAATTGGCGTATTATTTTAAAGGTATGGAGAAAATGGTCAGCCTTGCTCCACAGGAGCTGATCATCAAGGCAACGGGTCAGGAAGTGATCCACGACGAATTTATGCTTTTCCTGATCGCGAATACAAATTCGGTGGGCGGGTTTGAAAAGCTTGCTCCTGGGGCGACAATAGATGATGGACTGCTCGATGTCATCGCTGTGCGCAAATGCAATTTGGCGGAAATGATCCGCTTGGTTACACTTGCGCTGCGCGGGGAGCACTTGCAGGACAAAAAAATCGTTTATTTCAGAACAGATTACATGGAAGTGACCTCACCTGGCTATGTCCAGCTTAATCTGGATGGCGAATTAGGAGGCACACTGCCAGCGACCTTCCGGAATCTTCCGCATCATTTGAATGTTTTTCGGTAA
- a CDS encoding amino acid ABC transporter ATP-binding protein, translated as MGKIIVKNLKKSYGSNQVLKGIDMQVREGEVVCVIGPSGSGKSTFLRCMNMLEEITAGEVIVDDYKLGDKNVDINKVRENIGMVFQHFNLFPHMTVLKNIMFAPTELGKQTKTEARETAMKLLDRVGLADKADALPGQLSGGQKQRVAIARALAMNPDIMLFDEPTSALDPEMVGEVLGVMKDLAREGMTMMIVTHEMGFAREVSDRVVFMDGGYIVEEGTPQEVFGNPKNERTISFLEKVL; from the coding sequence GTGGGTAAAATTATCGTTAAAAACCTGAAAAAAAGCTATGGCAGTAACCAGGTGCTGAAAGGCATTGACATGCAAGTGCGGGAAGGCGAAGTTGTATGCGTCATTGGCCCTTCGGGTTCAGGGAAAAGTACGTTTTTACGTTGTATGAATATGCTGGAGGAAATTACAGCTGGTGAGGTCATCGTCGATGATTACAAATTAGGTGACAAAAACGTGGACATTAACAAGGTCCGTGAAAATATAGGGATGGTGTTTCAGCATTTCAATCTGTTCCCGCATATGACGGTGCTCAAGAACATTATGTTCGCACCGACTGAACTGGGCAAACAGACGAAGACAGAGGCACGTGAGACAGCTATGAAGCTGCTGGATCGTGTAGGTTTGGCCGATAAGGCAGATGCATTGCCAGGACAGCTTTCCGGCGGTCAGAAGCAGCGTGTGGCGATTGCACGTGCGCTGGCAATGAACCCAGACATTATGCTGTTCGACGAGCCAACCTCGGCGCTTGATCCTGAAATGGTGGGCGAAGTGCTCGGCGTAATGAAAGATCTGGCTCGCGAAGGCATGACGATGATGATCGTAACGCATGAGATGGGCTTTGCGCGTGAAGTAAGTGACCGTGTCGTATTTATGGACGGTGGTTACATCGTGGAAGAAGGAACACCGCAAGAGGTATTTGGTAATCCGAAAAACGAGCGGACTATAAGTTTCTTGGAGAAAGTATTGTAA
- a CDS encoding YerC/YecD family TrpR-related protein, producing MQLKKLNDKSIDQLFEAILTLKNLEECYVFFDDLCTINEIQSLSQRLEVARMLGKGSTYNQIEAETGASTATISRVKRCLNYGNDGYKMTLERLGR from the coding sequence ATGCAGCTTAAAAAGCTTAATGATAAAAGTATTGATCAATTGTTCGAAGCTATTTTAACTCTTAAAAATTTGGAAGAGTGCTATGTATTTTTTGATGATCTGTGCACAATTAATGAAATTCAATCCCTCTCCCAACGTCTGGAGGTTGCCCGTATGCTTGGTAAAGGCAGCACATATAATCAGATTGAAGCTGAGACAGGCGCCAGTACAGCCACCATTTCACGTGTGAAACGTTGTCTGAACTATGGGAATGACGGGTATAAAATGACTCTGGAACGTTTAGGTCGCTAA
- the rlmD gene encoding 23S rRNA (uracil(1939)-C(5))-methyltransferase RlmD encodes MTNNRSGRGKSRRNTATTTPVQGNQHKKTMQVKKERELEQSRVGAGNRMLRAGTENKNGNMDNSDREMRGNERKSRHFSKGERSNDRRNQEASNRSRSNAERSDLPVQKNDEAVLDIIGMNHDGEGVGRVEGFTLFVPGALPGEKVRVKVLKTKKQYGYAKLLDIVQSSPDRIAAPCAIYDQCGGCQIQHMSYEAQLSWKRQHVVDVLERIGKLSVADDDDTSVDLPHVQGVVVHPTLGMSEPWRYRNKAQVPIGVTEGGLVGGFYARGSHRIVDMNTCLIQDERNDEVVARVKEIGRMLGISAYNEETGRGLLRHVVVKTAFRTGEMMLVLVTNGRDIPHADAWIGSIREHIPHVASICQNVNTKRTNVIFGDETRVLWGRDVIYDYIGNVQFAISARSFYQVNPVQTEVLYSKTVEYAGLTGKETVIDAYCGIGTISLFLAQHADQVYGVEIVKEAIDDARSNALLNEMRNVKFEVGASEDVIPAWKEQGITADVIVVDPPRKGCDPRLLHTILEMKPERVVYVSCNPSTLARDLRILEDGGYKTVEVQPVDMFPHTVHVEAVVVIYRDEKH; translated from the coding sequence ATGACGAATAACCGTAGCGGACGTGGAAAAAGCCGCCGGAATACAGCAACAACAACTCCAGTTCAAGGGAATCAGCACAAAAAGACCATGCAGGTGAAAAAAGAGAGAGAACTGGAACAGTCACGAGTTGGAGCTGGGAATAGAATGCTTCGGGCTGGAACCGAAAACAAAAATGGAAATATGGATAATTCGGATCGGGAAATGCGGGGGAATGAACGGAAATCTCGTCATTTTTCCAAAGGTGAACGGAGTAACGATAGACGGAATCAGGAAGCTTCCAATCGTAGCAGGTCTAATGCAGAGCGTAGCGATCTGCCTGTGCAAAAGAATGATGAGGCCGTGTTAGACATCATCGGCATGAACCATGACGGCGAGGGTGTAGGTCGTGTCGAGGGTTTTACACTGTTCGTTCCAGGTGCGTTACCGGGTGAAAAGGTACGGGTCAAGGTGCTGAAAACGAAAAAACAATATGGCTATGCCAAGCTGCTGGATATTGTGCAATCTAGCCCTGACCGGATTGCAGCTCCGTGCGCCATCTACGATCAATGTGGCGGTTGTCAGATCCAGCATATGAGCTATGAAGCGCAGCTCAGTTGGAAGCGACAGCATGTAGTGGATGTGCTGGAACGTATCGGGAAGCTGAGTGTGGCGGATGACGACGACACATCCGTTGATTTGCCGCATGTACAAGGTGTAGTGGTGCATCCTACGCTTGGTATGAGTGAGCCGTGGCGGTACCGCAACAAAGCCCAGGTCCCGATTGGTGTCACCGAGGGCGGGCTTGTCGGCGGCTTCTATGCACGCGGCAGCCATCGCATCGTGGATATGAACACTTGTCTCATTCAAGACGAGCGCAATGACGAAGTTGTCGCACGTGTGAAAGAGATTGGCCGAATGCTGGGCATCAGTGCATATAATGAAGAAACCGGACGTGGGCTGCTGCGCCATGTCGTTGTAAAGACTGCTTTCCGCACGGGTGAAATGATGCTGGTGCTCGTCACGAATGGACGAGATATTCCGCATGCAGATGCGTGGATCGGCAGTATCCGTGAGCATATTCCACACGTGGCAAGCATATGCCAGAACGTGAATACAAAGCGAACGAACGTTATTTTTGGCGACGAGACTCGTGTACTGTGGGGTCGTGACGTGATCTACGACTACATTGGAAACGTCCAGTTTGCGATTTCCGCGCGATCCTTTTATCAGGTGAATCCCGTACAAACGGAAGTGCTGTATAGCAAAACAGTCGAATACGCCGGACTCACAGGCAAAGAAACAGTAATTGATGCGTATTGCGGCATCGGCACGATTTCCTTGTTCCTCGCTCAGCATGCAGATCAGGTGTATGGGGTGGAGATCGTCAAAGAAGCCATTGACGATGCACGAAGTAATGCGCTATTGAACGAAATGCGTAATGTAAAGTTTGAGGTAGGCGCGTCCGAAGATGTCATTCCTGCGTGGAAAGAACAAGGCATCACCGCCGACGTTATCGTCGTCGATCCGCCTCGCAAGGGCTGCGACCCACGCCTGCTCCACACCATCCTGGAGATGAAGCCAGAGCGCGTGGTGTATGTATCCTGTAACCCAAGCACACTGGCGCGGGATTTAAGGATATTGGAGGACGGCGGGTATAAAACAGTGGAAGTACAGCCTGTGGATATGTTCCCGCATACAGTGCATGTGGAGGCCGTGGTAGTAATATATCGAGATGAGAAGCATTGA
- the corA gene encoding magnesium/cobalt transporter CorA: MIRTLTIGHDHQVTVGQPLEQIVMEDYIWIWADFNEPTDQESELLTSYFHFHPLAVEDCMHVLQRPKLDYYENVQFLVVHALDVDTLEAEEVDMFISSRFLVTYHHHELEELDQAWERIVEHANERKIWSRGPLAAAYTVMDKLVDNYFPSLFIIEDELAELEGLGAHESVEELMKQVFDLRGRLLKLRRTIVPMRDLMYRVLNSQHVQGQGDHMAYFTDIYDHLLKLTDMLEADREMTADLRDSYISLNSNRMNSIMKTLTVITTVFMPLTLIAGIYGMNFSNMPELGWKYGYFGVLLFMFLLSVAMVVWFMRRGWFK, encoded by the coding sequence GTGATACGTACATTGACTATAGGGCACGATCATCAGGTGACGGTGGGACAACCGTTAGAGCAGATTGTCATGGAAGATTACATATGGATCTGGGCTGACTTTAACGAGCCTACAGATCAAGAGTCAGAGCTGCTGACGAGTTATTTTCATTTTCACCCGCTGGCTGTAGAGGATTGTATGCATGTTCTGCAACGTCCCAAGTTGGATTATTACGAGAATGTACAGTTTCTGGTGGTACATGCGCTTGATGTAGATACATTAGAGGCGGAAGAGGTGGATATGTTTATTAGCAGCCGTTTTTTGGTTACATATCACCATCATGAACTAGAGGAGCTGGATCAGGCCTGGGAGCGGATTGTCGAGCATGCGAACGAACGCAAAATATGGTCTCGCGGACCGCTGGCTGCAGCTTATACAGTGATGGACAAGCTGGTAGACAACTATTTTCCAAGCCTTTTCATCATTGAGGATGAATTAGCCGAACTGGAAGGTTTGGGCGCACACGAATCGGTAGAGGAATTAATGAAGCAGGTGTTTGACCTGCGTGGCAGGTTGCTCAAGCTGCGCCGTACAATCGTCCCGATGCGTGATCTGATGTACCGTGTTTTAAATTCGCAGCATGTGCAGGGTCAGGGGGATCATATGGCTTATTTTACGGATATCTATGATCATTTATTGAAGCTGACGGACATGCTGGAGGCCGACCGCGAGATGACAGCCGACCTGAGAGACAGTTACATATCGCTTAATTCCAATCGCATGAATTCAATTATGAAGACGCTGACTGTAATTACGACCGTTTTTATGCCCTTGACGCTGATTGCAGGAATTTATGGTATGAATTTTTCGAATATGCCCGAGTTGGGCTGGAAATATGGATATTTTGGCGTACTGCTCTTTATGTTCTTATTGAGTGTTGCGATGGTGGTGTGGTTTATGCGCCGAGGTTGGTTTAAATAA
- a CDS encoding amino acid ABC transporter substrate-binding protein/permease yields the protein MQKPRKLIALMICLFSVVALAGNFGVVAHAENKTKYDIGTDTTFAPFEFEDVNGKFVGIDMDLLAAIAKDQNFEYTVKPLGFNAAVQALETNQVDGVIAGMSITDERKQKFDFSEPYFDSGVVMAVRKDNDTIKRYEDLKGQRVAVKTGTQGYTFAESIKAKYGFTTVPFDDSSQMYDEVKTGNSVACFDDYPVLAYGVTQNNGLKLVTDKEKGGSYGFAVNQGKNAELLEKFNAGLVNLRNSGEYDKIMSKYLGESGKGVAPVERSRWELISASLPALIKGMGNTLLYTLVSLLVAFLLGLVFGFMKVSHNKVFRGIATVFVDVFRGIPLIVLAFFIYFGIPQALDFKMPLFVAAVLTLSLNAGAYVTEIIRGGIQSIDPGQMEAARSLGLPYRTAMLKIILPQAVKIMIPSFINQLVITLKDTSILSVIGLVELTQSGKIIIARTFQSFDIWLVVAVMYLIVITVLTKISNRLEGRVRRG from the coding sequence ATGCAAAAACCAAGAAAACTAATAGCACTCATGATTTGTTTGTTTTCTGTGGTTGCCCTGGCCGGTAATTTCGGTGTAGTGGCCCACGCAGAAAATAAAACAAAGTATGATATCGGCACGGATACAACGTTCGCGCCTTTTGAGTTTGAAGATGTAAATGGTAAATTTGTCGGAATTGATATGGATTTACTGGCAGCTATTGCTAAGGACCAGAATTTTGAGTATACCGTTAAGCCACTTGGCTTTAACGCGGCAGTGCAGGCCCTTGAAACGAATCAAGTGGATGGTGTCATTGCCGGGATGAGTATTACAGATGAACGCAAGCAAAAATTTGATTTTTCTGAGCCCTATTTCGACTCAGGTGTTGTCATGGCGGTCCGTAAGGATAATGATACGATTAAACGCTATGAGGACCTGAAAGGACAGCGTGTCGCTGTCAAAACAGGAACACAAGGCTACACATTCGCGGAATCCATTAAGGCAAAATATGGCTTTACTACCGTTCCGTTCGACGATTCTTCTCAAATGTATGATGAAGTTAAAACAGGTAACTCGGTTGCCTGCTTTGATGATTATCCGGTACTGGCATACGGTGTGACTCAGAATAATGGTCTTAAGCTGGTGACTGATAAGGAAAAAGGTGGCTCTTACGGTTTCGCTGTCAACCAAGGCAAAAATGCGGAGCTGCTAGAAAAATTCAATGCAGGGCTTGTGAATCTTCGTAACAGCGGGGAATATGACAAAATTATGTCCAAATACCTGGGAGAATCCGGCAAAGGTGTGGCTCCTGTAGAACGCAGCCGCTGGGAACTCATTTCCGCTTCGCTGCCTGCGTTGATTAAAGGGATGGGAAATACGCTGTTGTACACCCTGGTATCCTTGCTCGTAGCCTTTTTGCTGGGACTGGTGTTTGGCTTTATGAAAGTGAGCCATAACAAGGTGTTCCGCGGTATTGCAACTGTTTTCGTTGATGTATTCCGTGGTATTCCATTGATCGTACTTGCATTCTTTATTTACTTCGGTATCCCACAGGCACTCGATTTTAAAATGCCGCTTTTTGTCGCGGCGGTGTTGACGTTATCCCTAAACGCTGGTGCTTATGTGACCGAAATTATTCGCGGGGGTATTCAGTCCATTGATCCGGGACAAATGGAAGCCGCTCGTTCGCTTGGTTTGCCGTATCGGACAGCCATGCTGAAGATCATTTTGCCACAAGCCGTGAAAATCATGATCCCGTCGTTTATCAATCAGTTGGTTATTACGTTGAAGGATACGTCCATTCTGTCGGTTATCGGTCTGGTTGAATTGACTCAATCGGGCAAGATCATTATTGCACGGACGTTCCAATCCTTTGATATTTGGCTGGTCGTTGCGGTGATGTATCTTATCGTCATTACAGTCCTGACCAAAATTTCCAACCGTCTTGAAGGGAGAGTTCGCCGTGGGTAA